agtttacaggaatgttggtcagcatgtgcagttgtgcacctggggtttcccgtccggattcattcagtcatgtaggagttatggcctctgatttggttaaaaattggtcatttcaatGTTGTGACGCatatagctccaaaagtatttgacctagagtcaccaaagtttacaggaatgttggtcagcatgtgcagttgtgcacttggggtttcgcgtccagattcattcagtattgtaggagttatggtatTTTATCTTgcttcctttcaaaaactggccagatcctatcatgggttgcagttatggccctgaaaggggcaaaattttctattttgaccctttcagccatatagaggtttcatttatgctttgatttgatacaaacttgcacagaatgattatcttgatgatctctatgcctggatcgaaacttggtcatgtcgggtcaaaaactaggtcatcgggtcaaatcaaaggaaaagcttgttaacaacctagaggccacattcatcaccctatcttcttgaaacttgtacagaatgtttatcttgatgatttctaggccaagtttgaaacttggtcatatggggtcagaaactaggtcatcaggtcaaatcaactcttgttcatttgatgtgcatgaaacttggtcagaatgtttgtctgcatgaaatatgcatgaatttttatctgggtcatgtggggacaaaaactaggtcaccaggtcaaatcaaagaataagcttgtttacatcctagggggcacatttttgattctatcttcataaaatttggtcagaatgtttgttatcatgaagtcttggatgatttcaaaactaggtcaccaggtcaaatcgtaagaaaagtttgtatacactccagaggccacctttttgctccaatcttcccgaaactttgtcagaatgtttgttttcttgaaattttggacaagtatgatctgggtcatctggggttaaaaactaggtaacttggtcaaatcaaagaaaatgcttgttaacactcaagaggcaacgttttttggttcaatcttaatgaaaattggtcagaatatttgtctccatgaaatccctaggtaaaacatatttacactgttatggcatGTTACACAGGTGAGGGAACtagagccatcttggccctcttgtatgaattatgccccctttttacttagaattgtaTTTATAGTGTTTCGACACactttggggcctccgtggccgagtggttaaggtcgctgacttcaaatcacttgcccctcatcgatgtggattcaaGGACGGTGGTTCTACgtaggtgcccgcttgtgatgaaataaagcacggaggggcacctggagtcttcctccaccatcaaagctggaaagttgccataatatttattatgacctataattgtgtctgtgcgatgttatatccaaaaaaataaaataaataaatttgacgcactttatctttacctctcattacttaatatttttgacacagactctagttattgtgcaatatcttcatccaccatttgagtcattaaacactccagtgacagctccagtttcctcggATATACcctgtttcactatccagcatcaaaatagtcgagcgcgctgtttCCTGTGATAGCTGTTGTTCAACTATACAGATACCACAGATGAAGGAGTAAGATACTCCAAAACCAGttgatcaaaataaataaatagttgaaCTTTTTCAGGTGTTTGATGTGTGGCCATtctatttgtttgtatttatagtGTTTTTAGATACCACATTTGACATATCATAAGAacattgcataatgtttattatataaacatgaataaaactgCTACATTGTATTAGTATTAAAATGAGGATATGCAATGACTATTTTAGGTATGCATCCTGCATTCATGCTATTGGCTGGAGACGCAAAGTAttaaaagacaggcattgtcataATAGAAAGCaacaaattgataaatattatgcagaCTGGCTTTACGAATCTGATTTGTCATATGcagttattatcccccgccgatgaaatcgggaggcgGGTATTGAAATGGTGTTGTCCGTCCGCATCCATTTCTCAGTagctagcaggtagaatttcataaaacttaaaataaacatttttatcatgatatgaacttgcgcacctcctattattTGTTTGCCTCCGCCCTCTATTTTTAGAGATATCTGTATGCCTTTCTCCTGGCATTTTTTCACTACGAAATCTGTGGCTTTTCATGGCTGTAGAAGTTAGTTTATAATCTTTTAGGCCAAGGGCAATAGGCACAGAGCAGGGAAGTTCTGTCTTTGTATCTCTGTTTACATGTGTCAGTACCCAAACCATAACTTCTGTGGCCTTTTGTCGTTGTAAGTCGTAAGCAAGTTCAATCATTTGTACTCCACGCTGTAAAGCCTCAACAGCTGTCTCACTGACAGCATACGAAGAAATCACTTCTTCTCTAACACCTGTTGAAATAGGGAACACATAAGGGGACCCATTCAGTCCTTCCTGGAGAGTTGAGTCCACCATAGTTGCCGACGGAACTTCTGCTAGCAATTTTACAAGAGTTTTCACATACCTAGCTTTTTTAGATTTGATTTCCTTCAATCTTGTAAGGCTGGGAAGAATGTTGGCAGTACTGTATCAGCTATTGTCGCGAGAGCATTACATTCATTCTTTGTTCCATACTCCATTCTGAGAAAGAGTCTTCAGACTCTGGTTGTGGCAGTTTAGCAATGTGCTTCTTTTGGCATTGCACACCGCACAGTTCAACAGCGTTATGCAACGTGACTGATGCCATCCGACGCATTCCAAACCAAAGCTCTGACCTTTGAATAACATGTTTTGGATCTATTACATCTGCTGTAAATTCGGGATTTAGAAATGCCATGTTCAGTTGTGTATCTTTTCTGATAATACTGTCATCGCTTACAAGTTCTACTGAGTCTCCGATGACACTTGTGACTTTGCACAATTGTTAATTGAGACGGATCTAGTTAAACCAGTGACAACACGTGCAGCATCATATTGTATTTTTTCGAGCATTTCCTTTTCATATTGAGTGCAGCTGTCCCATACCAATGATGCGTATTCTATAATTGGTCTCAGATATGATATATAAATCTGGTTAAGAGTGttcctttttaacttaaatttaagcATACGCATTGTTCCTAAAATTTTTGATGCAGACAAAGCTATATCTTGTATATGTTTATGCCAAGTACCGTCGTCACTGAATGTAACACCTAAGTGTTTATGGTAATGTACAAAATGAAGCTGTTCGTTCTGAAAATAAATAGCAGGGCGATTTCTATTATATTTTGACAGAGAACAATACATTACTTCTGTTTTAGCCGGATTAAATTGCACTAACCATTGTTTAGCCCAGATAGATACATTTTCTAAATCAGTATTAATAGTCATTTCTTTGTAGTTATTATCATTTGAACTAATCGCTATGGAACTGTCATTGGCAAATAAACGTATTATACtcattattctaacacgatccgattcattttcctattaaacaaagaaggcagaaaacagtgaattattatacaacaaatcactgttctgacgtcacaattattacgtcatggcgtcaaacggcatagcggtgcgctggaaaagaaatcgattgaaaacgggcaaatatttaatgaatgtcgtcaaggatgtacttaaaaatccttgataacgtgttagaatcgaaataatatatctcattcagtgatttgctcttgaataaatcattgtttgtcgttcagatgcctattattatatcacgagggctgatataattccttcgcatctgaactccaaacaatgatttattcaacgacaaatcactggatgagatatattatttcttaagtgaaTCGGCTATATCATTGACGTAAATTAAACATAGCAAAGGCCCTAACACTGAGCTCTGTGGCACGCCGGCTGTCAAGGGTAAATAGAATGACCGGAAAGCACCGGATAGCACCGAAACACCGGAAAGCactcaaatttcttataaaaaacatatatggGATGTTCTGGGCGAGTTTTCAATGGTTTAAATcgatttattattgaaaaaaagatataatttgatgaaatgttGACCAATTAACTTGCTTGTATCAGGATAGTATGATAATTGACATTTCGCGAGTGCTTTCCGGTTCTGCGATCCTGTTAAATTATAAgagattaataatatttgaaggAAATTGGAATTTATAAGAGCAGCAGAAattcagataattatttaaagttttattatattaattgatTATAAGCGAATTTATCAATGTCTACATGAAAACTAAATGTCCGACGCACATGTCCATTCACTTCGTGAATATATCAACACGACCGGAAAGCAATCTTTAATCATAGCGTTGAATCTGTTTAACTTGTAATgattgaaaaagtaataaaaagtgataaatatttggtcaaattaagTCTCATAATTACGTtcatttgataatatttatttcaatagtgCTTTCCGGTTTTGAGAAAActgtgttaaaataaataaacttgttaaacagaaaaaaaaaaaaagcatatctgaaaacaattttcatatttatttttgtgacaactgtcaaaataacatacaaacATGTACAAGCACATACGACATTAATATTACATACAAACGTAAAGCAGATGACGGTCTGTAAAATTCATCGTAGTTGTTGAACTTTTATGATCACAAATTGAAGACAAgacttacatataaaaacattaaaaacattaaaaatacgaTGATCCAGAattactaaacatttttttttctttaactattttatgatatgacatgtttacatttgtttacgttcaatattatatgtatttgtgTACCGAAAAGCAAATTCAAGGTTACCGGAAAGCACTTGTCACATCGTGTATTGTACATCTATAGTTAACGAGGTGCTAATTTAATCACAGCGATTGTATATTAGCGATAATTAATAGGCGTTAATCCAATCATCACGGTGGTCTTATCGGAAGAgaggaataaaaaataacatgttatattagttttattatttttcttaagtGTCAGTAATTCCGGATCACAATTTCTATATACAAAGTTAATAaagttaatacataaaacatacatataaaagAACACATTATAATGATTATACACAGAATAAAAACAACCACATGTGTCAGAAATATAATAGTCACACAATATAAACAATACATTTGTCTTAAATTATGTACACAAAACAAATTACAGACATCGAATATGAGGCAGACTTAATTTAACTATTCAAAATGATAAGTTATTAaagttattaatttattatgtaaatagaATGACATTTCATTATCCATTTCATAGAGTTGcttggttttatttcatttttaatccgTTTTCATGGTAGATCTATAGCATTTGCATCAGCATTGgtgtattttgtacatgtacacataatatttttcatatcacagCTCGAGTGAGGGCCACACTCGAGCCTCCTTCttgatttaatataaacttgatCAGAttgagacttaaaatagatgtgtAAAGCACATTTCCTTATTactacttaaatatattacattgtatatacaaaatgtacacaaattATGTATTGGCAATTCGGACTCAAATCCGACAGAAAGGATAACTAGCAATGAAGTAGCTGGAAATGAGCTCGAGTGAGGGCCATACTGTAGCCTGATGATCACAAGAGTGATATCGTTATACTCACTCGAGAATCATTCTGCTGAATTTTTGATTTCAGCCGTAGTGAGGGCTATACCGTAGCCTGATGATCACCAGAGTGATATCGTAATTCACACTAGAGCCTAATCAGtagttattaaataatttttgatttcAGCCGTAGTGAGGGCTATACCGTAGCCTGATGATCACCAGAGTGATATCGTAATTCACACTAGAGCCTAATCAGTAGTtattaaataatatgtacattGCTAATTATCCCTTTTTGTTCTTTTCAGTCACAGTACGGGTGTtgatttttcgtttttgttgacCTGGTTTTTTACCATGTGTGCGAGGAGCAACAATGGTAGACTGTCCATTTGTCGATGTCATGTAACCTTGTTTTTGGATATGATGGCGCCTAAATCGATTGAAAAGTTTCTGTCTTTGCTGAGTCGTCATTTGGACATACTCAGTTTTAGTGACCTGAAACTGGGCATGGGTTTGGGACAAGCGGAACTCGCCGGACCCAATAAGGGCACCGCGCAAGTCCTCCAATTGACCTTTAACTAAGGGTATGTAGAATGTCGACTAGGTCTGTCAATGGTTGAGACTTCCAGTCAATGGCCTGTTTAAGGACATGGTTCATGGATTCACAATTATTGTTCGTCCAATGACTGTCAATTTTGTCATTTAACGAGGGGTCACTGACCTTCGTTTTGAGCTGCGGTCTAAGTCTGTCTTGGAAATAGCGCACAAAGTTTTGTGATTTTTCCAAACAGTGACGTTCTAACCGATCACACTTTTCTTCAAAGCAGATACTATCATCACTGTCTAAGATTCCACCGTCACCAAATATCATTTCCAGAATTTCTGTCCGATCCCGTAACGTCACAGCATCGTCAGTCAgtttttgttttgcgttttgaCGCAGATGTCGCGTACAAAGCACATGGGTAGCCTCAGGGAACGCTGTTGTAACTGCTTTTACAAGAGCGCGTTCGTCGTCACTGCCAATGACTAATTTGTCCAAGGGGGAGCTGCAgagtttcattttcaaatgataaaaaaagtggCAGTACGACTCAAAGTCACTGTTATCATGCAGATAAATTGGACCAATGAATATGGGATGATCGTCCGTCCGTTGTCTGTTAACACTAAGTTGCTTATAACAGGTGACCGTGACGTGCATGTCACATAAATTGAAAGTTTTGTCCACCCCTAGGACTGTATGACCTTGACAACAGATGTTTTGTAAGTCCGTCATTTGCTCATCAGTGTATAGAATGATACATGGTGTCTTACCGTTATTGCGGATGATTGACCTCACATAGGAATGATTATTTGACACCATGTTTTCTAAGTTCAGTATATGGTCTGCAACATTCTTACGTGAAGATGAATGTTGCCCGTTAGTCTTTGTCATATTCTTTTTTTTGTCACGGATTTGTTGAAGACCAGTGGGGCGAGTAGATACGTCATGCTtacttttcattttatcaaagacCTGTTTGGGTTTGTTATTTGATAGTAAATCCGTGACTTCATCCATTACGTAGTCAGGTGTCCGTAGGTACTCGGTTTGCTGTCTCGAATTACCATGGGAACCAAGACCCGGAAATTTACCTACATACTCAATTAAAGCTAACTGACTTTGTAAGCCCCCCTCTCCCAACCAGGTGACCTTTTTCTTATAATTTGGGTCCAACTTCAAGGAAGTATAATACCTATGAACCGCTACAACCTGAGATATGTCAGGTTGAGGATTCATAGGTACATATTCCCTTTTCCGCTGGACGCGTGTTAACCTACAGAAGACGTTATCTTTTTTGTAAATGACGGACAGGTCACCATTATTGCCCAAAAGATAAAATGTCTTGGGAGAGGTACCACTTTCAGTGTTCCAGACGCCACAATCGTCCGAGAAACTGCTTTTTTTGCTACGGGAGCGCTTGTCAAAATTTTTTGTGTTGTTTACTAAAAAATAAGAGTTTTCTTTAGCGCCCCCTGGAATTTTGCCCAACCCCTCACCCGATACATTTGTCAAAAGATGGACAGCTTTTTGTGTTTCCATAAATGCTGAGTCAAGTTTCCCAGTGAAAATATTATTACATTGATCTTCTGTGTCTGCCTCCGAAGCAGAATCAGTTGAACGGTTatttgattctgtaccagtttcAGCTGTATCATCACAACTGTCAAGAGGTACATTATCAAACGACCTTTCAACTGTTTCTGATTCGTTACAATTGACATGAATAATGCTAGCGTCTATTGGAACTTCAGAAAGTATTGTTCATCTGAAAATGAAGTGCCTACAAATACTCTTTGTTTCCTATTAAGCAAATAGTTTGAGAACCAGTATAATACATTTCCAGAAAAGCCCTAGTGTTTAAGTTTAAAGATAAGACCTTTATGCCACACCCTGTCGAATGCTTTGCTTATGTCGCAGAAGACTATACATGTCGATTTCTTATTGTCAAAAGCCTTACAAATCTGATCATAGATATCAATAAGCTGGTAAACAGTAGAGTGGCCTGGGAGAAATCCggcttgatatttatatataagtttattttcatgtaaaaagttgTATGAATCCTTAAACATATATTATCCTTTCCATTAGCTTTGTCAATATCTGAAAAAGCTAGATTATCGCCTGATATAGAAAGCGGTGGTATTGTTTCACAGCTCGAAGAGTTATCTTTTACCAACTGTCTGACTATTTTCCAATACTGTCGTTGATTAGAAGAACTTAAATCGCTTAAGGTAAATtctaaattaatgaaaaaaaaatctttggcatgtttttttcatattattgactttatttctaattttttCATAAGAATTCCAATCAGAAGTTTTTCCCGAATTTTCAGCTTTTCTTTTTTGTCTGTCGCGTTGTCGAGAAGTTTTTCTAATTTCCGAGTTATACCAAGGCCTGTCATTTTGTCGTATTGTTGCGAAACTCGTAGGAATACATGACTTTGCTAAATCAAGAAATTTGCTTGTAAAAGTTTCAGTTGCAGAATTTATATCGTTACAATTCAGAAAGGACCAATCTGTTAAACGAATATCGTTATTAAGTTTGTCAAAATCTGCACGCTTGTAATTCCAGACTGTTCTTTTAAAAGAAGTCGTAGATGGAAGGGTAATCTTAACAAATGCATATGTACCAAAATGATCACTTATACTTCTGTCAGTTTCAAAAATACCATAATGTAAACAATGAATATTGTTAGTTAAGGCAACAGGGTCTAATAATGTTCGAGAATAAGCACTAATACGAGTAGGTACATTTATGACATTGGTCATATTATTCAACAGTAATATATCtctgtttattattattcaaatttaACTGATCTTCGTTGACATCCCCTACCAGAATTATATTATTAGATAGTTCGAGCGCTTTGTCAATGCAAATATTGATTCTGTCCCAGAGTTCAACGGCCGAATTCGGTGGCCGATATAAGTTGCATACTAAATATTTCCTTGTTTCACATTTAATTTCCATCCAAATAGATTCCGGCAATATGTTTTCTAATGTAGTTATTCTTTTCGACCAAAGTTTAGCTGATACATAGGTAAGAAGGCCCCCGATTAAGAAGATTTATCTTTCCTGTAAATAGTATCAAAACCTTCTAATTTCAACATATCCTCTGTAATATCAAGAGATAGCTTAGTCTCAGTAAAACATAGTATGTCATAGTCTAAGAAATTAGTTTTTATGTATTCAAATTTGTTTCTAATGTTGCGTATATTCTGATGAAAGATAGACAAAGATGCATTAAAAGGTCCTGGATTCACTTCAGCATCTCCACATAACAACAATAAGATTTTCAGTACTACaacataatataaattatttaatataggAGAATCAAACGACGTTATCTCCCCTAGGCAGTAATACATTTCGCATTTACTACATACATGAAGCACTATAATACTAGTGAACTGAAGATTTAGTGTACTATGTTGAAAATACGCAAAATGGAGTCTAAGAAGATAAAACAGgtgatatatatttctaattaGCAACTAAATAATAAAAACTAATAGACTTGACTGAAATACAACTCGCCTCACAACTCGCTGTTTTCTAATATTAAACAGTCCAATGATAGATCGATAAGAAATTAAATCATTCACCTATTGGGGTAAAGTACAACTGGTTTCATTTCTATCAACCACTGGACAGTGTATGTAATAAACAATGCTATGTACGTGCGTGGCACAAGGTAGACAAGGGAACAACAACTTTGGACTACTTCTAACAAGAATGatacgtaaaaaaaaaacaaattaaaataaaattttgaaagatcatatctaaataaaaactaaatataaCTAATTCCCTGAATGAGACATTTAATTCCAACAATCGTGAGTAAAATTTGACTAGTtgaagaaaaatgtacatgtctcAGAATTTTCTGATACCATCTTTTGGATTTTCAAAACCAATACTGAATACTCGGACCTTCTCTATTCATATAAACGTGAAGTTAAAATAGTGactgtaaataaacttgctgCTTACGTTTATACATAGAGATTACTTGCATTAATTGAATATACATAATCTTAGTACAATCCGTCAGTATATTTACAATAACTTGACATCAATATTCTATAACAGAAATCTGtacaatgtaataataataatgataataataataataaatagaaatatagtaGTGCTAATGTAGAGTTTACTTGCCTTGTTATAACATtctataaacaagaaaaataacgAGCTCCTTCTATAAAATCGTAGGTTCATAAAAGGTATGCAAATAGTCCGATAACAAACTATACATTCTATGtcataatatttaacaaaactcATTTGATCAATTTCCAAAATATGATTGTATATCTAAAGGTAAAGAACTCATGTTCTTAAAATACAACAATAGGGTACTATAGTTAGTTCCCTTTGAAGTTTAAGGACGTTTATTTCGTGTTCCTAAGTTGagtagcgaattaactagcggtgtgggttgtgatgtttttattttcaaataaaacaaatcaaaagtcatttttttattatctacagtccttacgctatggtgcaatctatatatttttcaaaaaaagtaggatttttgtaataattgattttgtggcattttaaaacggtctggaaaaagtgacacaTTAGGTGTTGTCAGCCCTTCGGCGCTACGGATCagttataattaaaacaagtttccaagcttattcaacattttctcagtttgcatATATAagtattaaactaaactaaatatctgagaacgttcaatttttttttatttgcttaaaatcgtagcagttgtttctttcatctttcagagAATCATTTAAGTGTCTTgaaaaagaatgtttgtttttttcaagaatgaacagatcaaataaataagtaaattaattttctgatttcttttatgtctttttaaaataagctggttttctaaatgttttaatgctctgaaataattatattgttgccattttctgaaatgtactttgtgcgatatatttcatttagttttatgtaaaatgctataatgtcgaAGTACATTAAGTACGAAAGTCATTTAcataaagttgaaaacttatactttattctatgtaatcttattgcattcagtttttttttttattttttttttaagaagaagaaatgtccttccagtcaaaaattagtttggtgaattgattttaaaatttcaaatgaactatATGCTCGGGCATgtgtattaattaattttttttatgtagtagctctattAATTCCTTTGTCAGTTGacacgcaaataacaataatgtacaTCTTCATAAAGGTCGACTGTATAGTTGGAGTACTATTCCCATTATACGCTAGATACACCTTTTACGTCATATTAGAATTACGtattttcttgttccttttaatttaataattttctaaaaatgttaataacGTATTAGTATATAACACTTTGTTACTGATATGAATGTAACCTTCTCCGACAtgaaatgtatgatatatgtatgtactatgtatttgcatttttcactgttcgtcatacaTGTATTGAACTGTTGTCCTCATGGGCTTATGAGCCAAATGGAtttaataaataaacttgaaacatcttccaaatatcataagaccctgaaggcatacatcaaacggataagacaggaaattaccataaggccccgaaggggtacatcagagggataaaacaaacaggaaatcaatctgttaattagtgatagtcattaggaactggtcaGAACTGATTTTCATTAATATACCACATTCTGATTGGTTTTCATAGTGATTTATGACTTATGACgggaatgaatgctttaattttgtggtatgtggaagcagtcaattgtgacagtctaacaattaacaaaaaatatggatgcaaattatcgttcacagttttaaataattgacaatttacTACATAGAGATCAGTATTTTCGTAAATagaagtcatcaatttattgatacgtcctggcttttcgtaaaaagaagctagcatgcagttatcatatatcattttatctccacgtgtaacacagtagctctagatgtcatattacttttaaaacaattgtaacgtataaaaaatccctttgtgttataaatgcagaTAAAGATCTTATATTGTGACCCTGATAcgcttcgagggagaaaaaatcccatctccagtatttacgcataatgtACTAGAGGttattaagctttaaattatgacacctctcattaaatcTCACACGaatcagaatttaggtaagaagtgttgatttgattaaatttggcgtgactcaaagagctataaaaataaatgtatttttagttctttgcgtgactgaatcacttttgacaccacagtttCAGCTATatatctggctttcagaactattttaatggcaggctacaaaatagaacgagaaaagtgaaacaaatggagaaacctaattagGTGCGCTAAattctctttttagctcg
The genomic region above belongs to Mercenaria mercenaria strain notata chromosome 12, MADL_Memer_1, whole genome shotgun sequence and contains:
- the LOC128547528 gene encoding uncharacterized protein LOC128547528 produces the protein METQKAVHLLTNVSGEGLGKIPGGAKENSYFLVNNTKNFDKRSRSKKSSFSDDCGVWNTESGTSPKTFYLLGNNGDLSVIYKKDNVFCRLTRVQRKREYVPMNPQPDISQVVAVHRYYTSLKLDPNYKKKVTWLGEGGLQSQLALIEYVGKFPGLGSHGNSRQQTEYLRTPDYVMDEVTDLLSNNKPKQVFDKMKSKHDVSTRPTGLQQIRDKKKNMTKTNGQHSSSRKNVADHILNLENMVSNNHSYVRSIIRNNGKTPCIILYTDEQMTDLQNICCQGHTVLGVDKTFNLCDMHVTVTCYKQLSVNRQRTDDHPIFIGPIYLHDNSDFESYCHFFYHLKMKLCSSPLDKLVIGSDDERALVKAVTTAFPEATHVLCTRHLRQNAKQKLTDDAVTLRDRTEILEMIFGDGGILDSDDSICFEEKCDRLERHCLEKSQNFVRYFQDRLRPQLKTKVSDPSLNDKIDSHWTNNNCESMNHVLKQAIDWKSQPLTDLVDILHTLS